The genomic interval tgatcatttgacccaagtttcttgaaattccctcaagtggtttaggagatacagagcgggcacaaaatggaaggctcaaacatttgaccttgagttgtgacctttaccttgagccaacatggctgactcataagttttgcacatcatcttgatgaggtgatcatttgacccaagtttcatgaaaatccttcaagcagtttaggagatacagagcagacacgaaatggaaggccttaacctttgaccttgacttgtgaccttgaccttaagcctaCATGgatgactcataagttctgcatatcatcttgataaggtgatgATTTaactcaagtttcatgattatcctccaagggttttaggagaaacagagcagacacaaaatggaaggctcaaacctttgaccttgagtggtgaccttgaccttgagttgacatggctgatttATGGGtactgcacatcatcttgatgaggtgatcatttgacctaagtttcattattatcctccaaggggtttaggagatacagagcggacacgaaatggaatgctcaaacatttgaccttgagttgtgaccttgaccttgggccaaCATGGTTGACTTATGGgttttgcacatcatcttgatgaggtgatcacttgacccaagtttcatgaaaatccttcaaggggtttaggagatacagagtggacatgaaatgttacggactgacagacggacggacggagaccattcctataacttCTTTGCCTGAGAAATTTCAGAATGCACTCTACGTGACAAAATAGTTATTGTAAGTTCTGACCCAGAAGATGTTTGGTATTGTCAGAGTGCACTgtacatgagaaaacaattatcaaaagttCCAATCCAGAAGGTGTTTGGTAATTTCAGAGTTCACTgtacatgagaaaacaattattgaattTCTTGGTCCAATCCAGAAGGTGTTTGATAATTTCAGAGTTCACTGTACATGAGAAAACAATAATACTTATTATTGAAGATTCATTCCAGAAGGTGTTCGATATTCTCAGAACGCACTGTACATGAGAAAACAACtgctgaaaataatatttaacaagaattttcaaTATCTTATGTTCATGATAAATAGGGATGGCAATGAATAGCATTTCTGGTATTTGAGTATTTGGTCATCCTTCCGAATGATTATTCGAATATTCAGTCATCAACTGATCAACAAAATAACTCAAAATCTGAAGTGTTTATCACACTAAAATCTGCGAAAATTATAACCAATTTTGGTGAATAAATAATTACAATGAAAAGAATTAtcaatcttaaaaaatattacatCATAATAATTGGTCTTACTGATTGTGTAAGGGTCAAGATAAAATTTACAATCAATATTGAAAGTCAtaaaagaaaagatgattttcaTGGCTATTAATCAGCATTTAATAAACAACATCTGGAATGTGATGGTATTAAAATTTTTGAAGGTCCTactacttgtaatatattgagtATGACAAGTTTATTACAAATGGAATGCCAAAAATAACAAGAACACCGCCATGCGagtgcagacactcatctgatttttttgtctctgtataatagaaatattgtcttaccCATGACTTTCAAAGTCTAAAAGGATCATAATTCTTGctaaaagcaatgtagagttacagtacttgctgtgcagagtcagcttttaatggcaaataactgctccaagttttaaagcaatagctgaGCTTTGACCGTTTAgggaaaaagttgacctaaatgcaaaatttaaccaagaaatctgacattttctaagtccaaaaggggccataattcttgcaaaaagcaggatggagttatgtttcttgctgtacagagtcagcttttgatggtgaacaagagttgcaagttttaaagcaatagctttgatagtttaggggaaaagctgacctaaacacaaaatttaaccaagaaatctgattttctaagtccaaaaggggacataattcttccaaaaagcaggatgcagttatgtttcttgctgtacagagtcagctattgatggtgaacaagtgttgcaagttttacagcaacagttttgatagtttaggagaaaagctaaccaaaacataaaacttaaccaggcaacgccgacgccaatgctgatgccaatcaagtgatgacaataactcatcatttttttcaaaaaatcagatgagttaaTACAACAAATATGTGAAAAAACATTAACAAAGGTAATATGCAAACAAACAttgtatttaaaatatcttaaaaaaataccTATGTATGATGTAAACGTAAAGAACGGAagcacaaaaataaatatcataactATGTATAGATATGACATAGTGGCATTGTGTTTATTTCACAGTACaaccaaaatatttttcatcTAGCAACACAGGATTTAATATTTTCACTGAATCATGTAGCCATTAATGAAAATGTACAATTTGTAGTTTAggaataaaagatattttcttgatatttgatatttttcaaagtgTGTAATCAAATTttgtacatttgatattttttatccagtGAAAACtattttcactgaaaaacatacaattattttcttaatatacatttgtaagtAGTATGATTATAGTACagtaaatatatttatcatcCATTGTGTAAAAGATATTATTGATATCTCATGCAATatactatttttttaaataagcaGCCATTGTGAAACATACTCATCAAATAATATGACTTGACTAAGACAAATACTGTTGTGTATGACTAGAAAAATGGAATGGGCTTTACAAACAAACAACTAATAGCAGTGAAATCATAGCTTTTTTGCGGGGATACgattttgtggatttcaactttttaacataaactGAATACAAATGTTACATTGCAGATTGACCCGGTATGATTTCACAGCAGGTAATGAGTTATGGAACCTAAAAACATTTATGCTTTAAGAGAATAGCACTATACATCTGACAAAGTTTGATCAGTAACAAGGTAAATCTTATTCAAAGTTCCAAATCAAGTTTTCAAAAAACAtgattgtaaataaatttggttGACTGTAAACTAGAACTTGAAGATCTGTATTCTCGAATGTTTCTGGATTGCTATACTAGATGAAAAGGCAGCATCAATTAATTAACTAAAATGTTTTCTTACATAAGCATGACATTCTAACCATGTTGAGGTATTAACTGGCATTTTAAAACTCACTACTACAAAATGCACGTACATGATACCTAGTTTGATTTGCCCTTAAAAACAGTATATGCTTAACACTGATAGTATCAAATGGAGAAATGAATCAGCTGAATAAAATACAATGACACAATTAATCAATTAATATCACAAACATTCACCATATTAAGCATAACTGTACCTGTGGTAACTATAAAACTTTGAAGaccattttaaaatatcttaaactgCCTTACTTGTACTGATAAACAGTAGGCAATGGGATGTCCACTAACTTCGTAATTGTGTCTAATTTTCAGAAGCCTTATCTTAGACAATAAACATGGCCTCAGCCATGGTTTGAAAATAATCATTCTACAATTTATTAAAGCACAAGCATCtttcaaatttcagttttaacAAGAGGTGTTTGTAAATAATTGATGTCCCATCCCCCATGATTGTCTGTCAATAATAGCTTAGTGTACGAGTaagttgtgaccttcacctttgacctacagactgTCTGATCTTAAACAATTATAACCATCAAGTTTGATGACCGTATGTAAAAGCCGTCTTGAGGTACATAAATCCTTAAACATTTTAGTCTCaaggttattgtgaccttgacctttgaccacctgACAAAACTACACAGGACATACACTGACAATAAACAATAAGGCTATGAATTTTAATGACCTTGGGCATAAGCGTTCTTAAGCGTTTGatcaaaaacaatttttagcCTGAAGGtcactgtaacattgacctttgatgtacTGACCCATAAAAGCCTTAGGAGTCATCTTCTGATCACAGGCAGTTGATAATCCTAGACCAAAGCATGTTCTTTTTTGATCTcgaggtcactatgaccttgatctttgacctacttatCTCAAGGCAATAGGGGTAATCTAGTAACCAAACACAATAACTCTATGACCGAACATAATCATTTTATGAAGTCTGATGAAAGTAAGCCAAACATTCTCTAGTTACTAATCGGAaaatgttttcagtctcaaggtcactgagCTTTAAGGGTCATTTTGTGACCACCTACAATCATCTTATGCACTTTGACTCCTCTAGGTCTAAACATTCTCCAGTTATCCGTTGGTAAATATTTTCAGTTGCAAGGTcattctgaccttgacctctgacaggCAGTCATCCTATGCAGTTTGACCACCATTGACCACAATATTCATTATTAACTGATGGGAAACTGAAGTGTCCATCCATGGACTGACAAGTGGCAGCAAAAAAATACACCAACTCCTCTTTGAATGGGGCAAAATTATTAAATCTACTGAAATTTTTTAAGActgaaactacttttaaaaagcATAATCCTTACTGTGATGGGACAGGTGATGGATGATATCTACTCATTATATATTATGTCAATGTATCTGAATGTATAATATTCCTTGCAATAGTACCACCAACACTGTCTTGACACTTGACTGATAATATATTTTATCTCTAAACATGCTCAGATCTACTGAGTTTGAGTACAAAGCAATAAtactttaaataaaatgcaattatCTATTTATGTACTTGAATGTTTATCAGCTAGCATATGTGTATGTTTTTAGATCTCATAATTTCTGAATTTGCGCAGCATTTCTGATGGCTCATCTCTTTTCCATGGTACTTTCTTCTCATAAAGGTCTGTAAACCCTGAAAATATATTCACACTGTTCATAAGATAGATACTTTAAAAAACTTAATTTTGTGGACATTCTATTTTGTTGTTTAGACTGGAACTAATCTTCTGTGTGTTGGCATATGAATTTATTGACTTTTGCTGTCAATTACAGTCCACTTTATATTTGACTTACTTTTCTAAAGCTGAagctaggggcctccgtggccgagtggttaaggtcgttgacttcaaatcacttgcccctcaacgatgtgggtttgagcctcactcggggcgttgaattcttcatgtgaggaagccatccagctggcttacggaaggtcggtagttctacccaggtgcccgctcgtgatgaaataatgcacggaggggcacctggggtcttcctccaccatcaaagctggtaagtcgccatatgacctgtaattgtgtcggtgcgacgttaaacccaacaaaaaaaaaaaagttgaagcTCGcaaaaagactcaatcaaacttgACTCTATGAGACATGTCCCTCATTCTTATCCTTTGCTTAATATCATGTTATTAACTTGTTGTAATTATACAATTCTGtgttatgtactcttgggaataaatatgcTTAAACTAAACTTGACTCTATTATAGTTTGCTTTACATTTCTATTTCATTCCAAAATCTTTTATTATCTCCCCTTTACCAGACTACAAGTAACAAGATACAAGTAACAAAAGAATCATTAATCAATGGTATTGATTACTTTAAATATTACCAAAGCAGCAGTGAAGTGACAAATGTTGTTGacattgtaaagaaataaacattttgctCTTAATATTTTCACTTCggagaaaacaagaaaataacagCTGAAATATTTTCGAATGAAGCTCTAATTTAATTTAGTTGGAAAATGTAAAACTAATACTGAATTAAATTTGACTGCCACAAGGAAACAAAGTTCTGGAATCTTTTCTTTAACCTACAGAAGTCAGTATGATGGTTACCTGTTTTACTATGATTAAGTTGACTAGATATATATGTTGATTGTGAGGTACTATGGTCACCCATCTGTCCGCCAGTCTGATCAGGGTGTGGCTGTGTTCTACTAGAGCATTCCTCTGCACCCTCTAACATACTCTCTTTCTTTGGACTCATCCAGTGCATTGACTGAAACATATATCACAGctaatgaaaaatactttttaccGTAATACAACTTATTGATGTACATTATAAATTGAAACTAAAATGTAATAAACTCTATagttttcactctgttttattaCAGAGTGAAAACTATAGAGTCTTCAATACCCCTTCTGGTAAAAACaatgttataaaatgtaataaacatttattaaatagcTTGCCAGTCGATAGTCAAAATTATTGCCTGAGAGGATAAATAGTTTTGATTACGGTATTTACCAGCAAGGCATTCAGCAAGTGTTTAATTACATGATATCAGAAATAAATTCTGACAGTTGGATAGCAGATACTGTACATATGATGGTCTTATTTCTGCCAATATTTGCTAAATAGTGCGTTTCTAAAACTTAAAACAGTCTTGAAATAACAACCAGTGATATCTCCAAAATATAACCAGCGATTTTATAGGCATGAATTCTTGAATACACCAATATCAAGGCTGTTAAATAAAATTGTTGTGACAAATACCAATGACCTACAGTGTGTACAGCTCCTCTCAGATTGCACCATTGCTTGAATGGCATTGATATACCAGCATGTCGCCATTTGTCATACAATGCTCTTTTCTCATCATCACACAGTACATCCTTGGCTGTCTGAATCCTTTCAAACACCGCAGCTGAAAAAATGAGCCGCataatgagaaaaccaacacagtgtatttgcgaccagcatggatccagaccagcctgtgcgaATGATCTTGACCTATTTCCCATTGGGGACTGTTTACCACAAGTAAAAAATGTATGGGAAGTAGTCTGAAATATAGTTCCATGACACAAAAGATGTGGCAGTTTTTTGGTATACTTTTATTGTTGCTGGAGAAAAGATCAGTTGTagacaatttttgttgtaaattttcttttttcttaaatgtaaaataacaCCTCAAAATAAatgattcttttttaaattttccatactTATGTCAGTAATGAGCtacatagagaataataggttagtgccatagatgagaaagtttatctggcgaggtggaggaggttatcgggtgagccgaaggcgaacctgataacgtccggagccgagccagataaactttctccatcttaggcactaacctattattctatttatcttgtcattacttcattttccgatatttggcaatttattttacaaaaataagtgtgcgacaaccgctttaatgacgtcatattcgtaatgacgtcacttatataatgacgtgattaccagcaaaatcgcaataacttcttcgtttttgaataaaaagtcattatttgaccactcattttcttagttcggacatttccaacacaatgatgatggttttgttgcaaaatttcttatgacaacaatatcgatcataaggtcacatgatcaactgaccgtatatcactggtcacatgatcaactgacggtatatcaagaaagatatacggcaccctgatatcgggtcgaaaattctgcaagtgacaggataaatgtaTTTAAgcatgttgggttttttttttgcagcatCTCAAACTTAGTGTTGTTATACTGAATGCAAAACTACCTACTTGCAATATATTTAAACTTAAGCTGGATATTCTCACTGTGAGTATCAGAAAATCTCAGCTGTCATTAACTTAGCAAACAAATCTTCTAATAAATTCAACACATAATTCAAGTGCAACTTTGTAACAAATTATTAAATAAGGACTGAAGTTTATTGTGGCTGTCAAAAACCAGTTGAAAGGATGAGAATGGTTTCAAATTATACAGAAAATCATAAAACCTTTGACTGGATCATCTGGATGTTTGTCTGGGTGGCAGTGTAGAACCCGAGCCTTGTATTCTGCTGTTATCTGATCTTTCTGAAAAATGACCAGCAGACATCAAATACTGATGCTGATGCAAAAGTTTGAAGTGTCCTAATATTAGTCAAACCTTGAACTTGGTTTTCATGAAATGATTATTGCATATCTTGACAGAATCCCAAGGACAGATCGATTGTTAAACCTGTagtgtatttattattttcagtccaaaattcatttcagtttgatGTTATGTCAGAACATCACATCTGAAATTTGGTATATTTTTTACTAATCAGATGAAACTAAATTACAAGCTCCAAAACACATGAAGTGTGAAGCGTAACtgtctttgtttgaaaatttaagtaTCTTGTAAGAAAAAGTAATTTGCTGTGCTACAGATTATAAGTAGAATTCAATCATCTATCTTCCATTATTGTCTAATCTTTTACTTATCTTTTACAGGGATGTAGAGTTGTAGACACTTTTGTGTGCGTCATGCCTGATACTTGGTTACACAGGCGCAAATACACAAGACATATAGCTAGTACAACGTAGCATGCAACTCTTGCAGACATACAGATAAGATGAAAAGATAAAACGAGTAAATTTTATCCTTTCATACAATCTTTTTGTTATGAATAGAGCCAACTGAATACAAGATTTGCAGTAGATAGCATACCAAgaatgcaatctgactaaagtacatctcctattacgctacgcataggatctgagaacgacctattcatagcctcgttctgacgaccctttcgctagccaatcagagcttaacttacaaaatttagcaaatctacctgtagtcttgcctttgatatttacaattcttatgtcggaatgtgtcagatagccggttagctcagtcggtaggccacttgcttagtaatcgaggggtcccgggtttgaGCCCTataataactgcacatttttctttctc from Mercenaria mercenaria strain notata chromosome 2, MADL_Memer_1, whole genome shotgun sequence carries:
- the LOC123564942 gene encoding dnaJ homolog subfamily C member 12-like — its product is MTYPSLSKYCQHCPVRIIKITTFLEMNEGLSNIFGYKPDDNEDYYGILGCDELSSKDQITAEYKARVLHCHPDKHPDDPVKAAVFERIQTAKDVLCDDEKRALYDKWRHAGISMPFKQWCNLRGAVHTSMHWMSPKKESMLEGAEECSSRTQPHPDQTGGQMGDHSTSQSTYISSQLNHSKTGFTDLYEKKVPWKRDEPSEMLRKFRNYEI